One Paenibacillus crassostreae DNA segment encodes these proteins:
- the hslV gene encoding ATP-dependent protease subunit HslV yields the protein MDLSFHATTICAVRHNGKAAIAGDGQVTFGESVIMKMTAKKVRRLYRGQVIAGFAGSVADAITLFEKFEGKLEEHHGNLQRAAVELAKDWRQDRVLRKLEALMIVVNKDGMLLISGGGEIIEPDDDVIAIGSGGNFALAAGRALKRHAPQLEAKDIAQEALKVASEICVYTNGNILVEEL from the coding sequence ATGGATCTATCATTTCATGCGACTACGATATGTGCAGTGAGACATAATGGTAAAGCAGCTATAGCTGGCGACGGTCAAGTTACCTTCGGTGAGAGTGTAATTATGAAGATGACAGCTAAGAAGGTTCGACGACTATATCGTGGTCAGGTAATTGCTGGATTCGCTGGCTCAGTGGCTGATGCGATTACATTGTTCGAGAAATTTGAAGGTAAGTTGGAAGAACATCATGGTAATCTACAACGAGCTGCTGTTGAATTAGCTAAAGATTGGCGGCAGGACCGTGTTCTCCGTAAATTAGAAGCATTGATGATCGTTGTAAATAAAGATGGAATGCTCCTGATTTCTGGTGGTGGAGAGATTATTGAACCAGATGACGATGTGATCGCGATTGGCTCTGGTGGGAATTTTGCTTTAGCGGCAGGTAGAGCACTCAAAAGACATGCACCACAATTAGAAGCGAAAGATATTGCTCAAGAGGCTTTGAAAGTTGCTTCTGAGATTTGTGTCTATACGAATGGAAATATTTTGGTAGAAGAACTGTAA
- the hslU gene encoding ATP-dependent protease ATPase subunit HslU produces MSNQSLTPRQIVAELDKYIVGQKQAKKSVAVALRNRYRRNKLPENVRDEIVPKNILMIGPTGVGKTEIARRLAKLVNAPFVKIEATKFTEVGYVGRDVESMVRDLVEISIRMVKSERTEKVHEQAVEMANERIIEILVPSKSNSKNQRNPFEMLFGGNNNQQNPPDEQEQDSSIIERRRKVRFDLLSGNLENDSIEIDVEDSSSPMMDMFAGQGNEQMGMNMQEMLGNLIPRKTKKRKLQIKDARDVLIQEEATKLIDMDDVISESIHRAEQSGIIFIDEIDKVASSSKGNGPDVSREGVQRDILPIVEGSTIITKYGPVKTDFVLFIAAGAFHISKPSDLIPELQGRFPIRVELSSLTLEDFVSILTEPENALTKQYVHLLKTEDIDLKFDSAAIHVIAEMAATVNQNTENIGARRLHTILEKLLEDLSFEAPELSLESMTITSEYVREKLASIAQDRDLSQYIL; encoded by the coding sequence TTGAGCAATCAATCTTTAACGCCCAGACAAATTGTTGCGGAGTTGGATAAATATATTGTTGGACAAAAGCAAGCTAAGAAGTCAGTAGCTGTTGCACTTCGTAACCGATATAGACGTAATAAGCTTCCTGAGAATGTTCGTGATGAAATAGTTCCTAAAAACATACTGATGATTGGTCCTACAGGGGTAGGTAAAACGGAAATTGCTAGACGACTCGCCAAGTTGGTCAATGCTCCTTTTGTGAAGATTGAAGCAACGAAGTTCACGGAGGTTGGATACGTTGGACGTGATGTAGAATCTATGGTTCGAGATTTAGTTGAGATATCGATTCGTATGGTGAAATCAGAGCGGACGGAGAAAGTCCATGAACAAGCGGTAGAAATGGCTAATGAACGTATTATTGAAATTCTTGTACCGTCAAAGTCTAACTCTAAAAATCAGCGGAATCCATTCGAAATGCTATTTGGGGGGAATAATAATCAACAGAACCCGCCAGATGAACAAGAACAAGATAGTAGCATTATTGAACGCAGGAGGAAAGTAAGATTTGATTTGTTGTCAGGTAATTTAGAGAACGATAGCATCGAAATTGATGTTGAGGATTCAAGTTCACCGATGATGGATATGTTTGCTGGGCAAGGAAATGAACAAATGGGTATGAATATGCAAGAAATGTTAGGGAATCTTATCCCTCGCAAAACAAAGAAACGAAAGCTTCAAATCAAAGATGCTCGAGATGTCCTGATCCAAGAAGAGGCGACTAAACTCATAGATATGGACGATGTTATTTCAGAATCTATTCACCGTGCTGAGCAATCGGGTATTATATTCATTGATGAAATTGATAAAGTGGCAAGTTCAAGCAAAGGGAACGGACCAGATGTATCTCGTGAAGGTGTTCAACGTGATATACTTCCAATAGTAGAAGGGTCTACAATCATAACGAAGTATGGCCCTGTTAAAACCGACTTTGTACTTTTTATTGCGGCAGGTGCTTTTCATATTTCTAAGCCATCGGACTTAATCCCAGAATTACAGGGTAGATTTCCGATTCGTGTTGAGTTAAGTAGTCTAACACTAGAAGATTTTGTATCCATCTTAACGGAGCCAGAGAATGCATTGACGAAGCAATATGTTCATTTGCTTAAGACGGAGGATATCGATCTTAAATTTGATTCAGCGGCGATTCATGTCATTGCAGAAATGGCTGCTACAGTGAATCAGAATACAGAGAATATTGGAGCTAGAAGACTTCATACCATACTAGAGAAATTATTAGAGGATCTTTCTTTTGAAGCTCCTGAGCTATCCTTGGAAAGTATGACGATCACTTCGGAATATGTACGTGAGAAGCTGGCCAGTATTGCACAAGACCGAGATTTAAGTCAATATATTTTATAA